In Bradyrhizobium sp. CCBAU 051011, the following are encoded in one genomic region:
- a CDS encoding isobutyryl-CoA dehydrogenase encodes MQFALNEDQIAIRDMARAFAAEKIAPHALRWDEEKHFPVDVMREAATLGMGGIYIKEDVGGSAMTRFDAALIFEALATGCPTVSAFISIHNMASWMIDAYGNDTQRQKWLPKLCTMELIASYCLTEPGAGSDAAALRTRAVREGDHYVLNGQKQFISGAGGTDLLVVMARTGGDGPGGVSTLVIDGKTPGVSLGANERKMGWNAQPTRAVIFENARVPVENRLGEEGIGFKIAMAGLDGGRLNIAACSLGGAQSALDKSLAYMKDRKAFGKRLDEFQALQFRLADMATELEAARTFLWRAAAALDRKDPDATMLCAMAKRFGTDVGFEVANQALQLHGGYGYLSEYGIEKIVRDLRVHQILEGTNEIMRLIVSRKMIEGAR; translated from the coding sequence ATGCAGTTCGCTCTCAACGAGGACCAGATCGCAATTCGCGACATGGCACGGGCGTTTGCGGCCGAGAAGATCGCGCCGCACGCGCTGCGCTGGGACGAGGAGAAGCATTTTCCGGTCGACGTGATGCGCGAAGCGGCCACGCTTGGCATGGGCGGCATCTACATCAAGGAGGACGTTGGCGGCTCCGCGATGACCCGCTTCGACGCGGCGCTGATCTTCGAGGCGCTCGCGACGGGCTGCCCGACCGTGTCGGCCTTCATTTCGATCCACAACATGGCGTCCTGGATGATCGATGCCTATGGCAACGACACCCAACGGCAAAAGTGGTTGCCGAAACTCTGCACGATGGAGCTGATCGCAAGCTACTGTCTTACCGAGCCGGGCGCCGGCTCGGATGCCGCAGCGTTGCGAACCCGCGCGGTGCGTGAGGGCGATCATTATGTCCTGAACGGCCAGAAGCAGTTCATTTCAGGGGCGGGCGGCACCGATCTGCTGGTGGTGATGGCGCGGACCGGAGGCGATGGTCCCGGCGGGGTCTCGACGCTCGTCATCGACGGCAAGACGCCCGGGGTCTCGCTCGGCGCCAACGAGCGCAAGATGGGCTGGAACGCGCAGCCGACCCGCGCGGTGATTTTCGAGAACGCGCGCGTGCCGGTCGAGAACCGGCTGGGCGAGGAGGGGATCGGCTTCAAGATCGCGATGGCCGGGCTCGACGGCGGCCGCCTCAACATCGCGGCGTGCTCGCTCGGTGGCGCGCAAAGCGCGCTCGACAAGTCGCTGGCCTACATGAAGGACCGAAAAGCCTTCGGCAAGCGCCTCGACGAATTCCAGGCGCTGCAATTCCGCCTCGCCGACATGGCGACCGAGCTGGAGGCGGCGCGGACTTTTCTGTGGCGCGCGGCGGCGGCGCTCGACCGCAAGGACCCCGACGCCACCATGCTGTGCGCGATGGCAAAACGCTTCGGCACCGATGTCGGTTTCGAGGTCGCCAACCAGGCGCTGCAGCTCCATGGCGGCTACGGCTACCTCAGCGAATACGGCATCGAGAAAATCGTCCGCGATTTGCGGGTGCACCAGATCCTGGAAGGGACCAACGAAATCATGCGGCTGATCGTGTCGCGCAAGATGATCGAGGGCGCGCGATGA
- a CDS encoding enoyl-CoA hydratase/isomerase family protein, whose translation MTDAAVAEGDLIARKEGFAGIIRLNRPKAINAVTLEMFHDVDKALDVFEADPAIAVIVLEGAGERGLCAGGDIRALWESSKVKGDLGKILWRDEYILNARIKKFPKPYVAFMDGIVMGGGVGLSAHSSHRVVTEKTKLAMPEVGLGFFPDVGGTWLLSQSPGEIGTYFGLTGQTMNGPDAIHAKFADTVVPSSKLPALREALTKVQPGTTSADVRKLIDGFSTGETAGPVAAQQAKIDALFSHDRMEDIVAALQRDGSDFAQATSQTLSEKSPRGMVVTLKLLRLARKSNSLEECLVREYRAALEVFASDDFREGVRAAVIDKDRNPKWSPPRIEDVTPAMIAPYFAEIGADELKFR comes from the coding sequence ATGACGGATGCGGCCGTTGCAGAGGGCGACCTGATCGCGCGCAAGGAAGGTTTTGCCGGCATCATCCGCCTGAACCGGCCGAAGGCCATCAATGCCGTGACGCTGGAGATGTTCCACGATGTCGACAAGGCGCTCGACGTCTTCGAGGCCGATCCCGCCATTGCCGTGATCGTGCTGGAAGGGGCGGGCGAGCGTGGGCTATGCGCCGGCGGCGACATCCGCGCGCTCTGGGAAAGCTCGAAGGTCAAGGGCGACCTCGGCAAGATCCTGTGGCGCGACGAATATATCCTCAACGCCCGCATCAAGAAATTCCCAAAGCCCTATGTCGCCTTCATGGACGGCATCGTGATGGGCGGCGGCGTCGGTCTGTCGGCGCATTCCAGCCACCGCGTCGTGACCGAGAAGACTAAATTGGCAATGCCTGAAGTCGGCCTCGGCTTCTTTCCGGACGTCGGCGGCACCTGGCTATTGTCGCAGTCGCCCGGCGAGATCGGCACCTATTTTGGCCTGACCGGGCAGACCATGAACGGCCCGGATGCCATTCACGCAAAATTCGCCGACACGGTGGTGCCGTCGTCAAAACTGCCGGCCTTGCGCGAGGCATTGACGAAGGTGCAGCCCGGCACGACGTCGGCTGATGTCCGAAAACTGATCGACGGTTTCTCGACCGGCGAGACGGCTGGCCCGGTGGCCGCGCAGCAGGCGAAGATCGATGCGCTGTTCTCCCATGATCGCATGGAAGACATTGTCGCGGCGCTGCAGCGCGACGGATCGGATTTCGCGCAAGCGACGTCGCAGACGCTGAGCGAAAAGTCACCGCGCGGCATGGTGGTGACGCTCAAGCTGCTGCGGCTGGCGCGCAAGTCGAACTCGCTGGAAGAATGCCTGGTGCGGGAGTATCGCGCCGCGCTGGAAGTGTTCGCCAGCGACGATTTTCGCGAAGGCGTGCGCGCCGCCGTGATCGACAAGGACCGCAATCCGAAATGGTCGCCGCCGCGCATTGAAGACGTGACGCCGGCAATGATCGCGCCTTACTTCGCCGAGATCGGCGCCGACGAACTGAAATTTCGATAA
- the mmsB gene encoding 3-hydroxyisobutyrate dehydrogenase translates to MANIAFIGLGNMGGPMAANLVKAGHKVTAFDLVAASRDQAKADGASIAESSVASVKGADVVVTMLPAGKHVLSVWNEVVPAMAKGTLIIDCSTIDVESAKQAHALAAKSGMLSVDAPVSGGTGGAKGATLTFMCGGEDKAFAAAKPALENMGKKIVHCGGAGAGQAAKICNNMILGISMIGVGEAFALAEKLGLSHQALFDVASTSSGQCWALTSYCPVPGPVPASPANNGYKPGFASNLMVKDLTLAQDAANAAGAVTPLGKHAQEIYKAFDAAGHGGVDFSGIIQHVRSLAGK, encoded by the coding sequence ATGGCAAATATCGCATTCATTGGCCTCGGCAACATGGGCGGGCCGATGGCGGCCAATCTGGTCAAGGCCGGCCACAAGGTCACCGCCTTCGATCTGGTCGCGGCCTCGCGCGATCAGGCCAAGGCGGACGGCGCATCCATTGCCGAGAGTTCGGTCGCTTCCGTCAAGGGCGCTGATGTCGTCGTCACCATGCTGCCCGCGGGCAAGCATGTGCTGTCGGTCTGGAACGAAGTGGTCCCGGCAATGGCCAAGGGCACGCTGATCATCGACTGCTCGACCATTGATGTCGAAAGCGCCAAGCAGGCGCACGCGCTGGCCGCCAAGTCCGGCATGCTGTCGGTCGATGCGCCGGTATCGGGCGGCACCGGCGGCGCCAAGGGCGCCACGCTCACTTTCATGTGTGGCGGCGAGGACAAGGCGTTTGCGGCGGCAAAGCCCGCGCTGGAAAACATGGGCAAGAAGATCGTGCATTGCGGCGGTGCGGGTGCCGGGCAGGCGGCCAAGATCTGCAACAACATGATCCTCGGCATCTCAATGATAGGCGTCGGCGAAGCCTTTGCGCTTGCCGAAAAGCTCGGCCTGTCGCATCAGGCGCTGTTCGACGTCGCCTCGACCTCCTCAGGCCAGTGCTGGGCGCTGACGTCCTATTGCCCGGTGCCCGGTCCGGTGCCGGCTTCGCCCGCCAACAACGGCTACAAGCCGGGCTTCGCCTCCAACCTGATGGTGAAGGACCTGACGCTGGCGCAGGACGCGGCGAACGCCGCCGGCGCCGTGACGCCGCTCGGCAAGCACGCGCAGGAGATCTACAAGGCGTTTGATGCCGCCGGCCATGGCGGGGTGGATTTTTCCGGTATTATCCAGCACGTTAGGAGCCTGGCTGGGAAATAA
- a CDS encoding AMP-binding protein — translation MTSFQEARAFLLKHRTDYDAAVKGFRWPDPVPFNWALDWFDAELAGNADSRDRTALWIVDPGDKEIKLSFATLSRRSNQVANFLRAQGLRRGDHLLLLLGNVVPLWETMLAAMKLGVVVIPATTLLTSDELHDRLDRGKARAVVATQDQVAKFANLGGDSLVRIVVGATSKHDGWLPFEGAESAPKAFAPDGPTHADDPMLLYFTSGTTAKPKLVRHSQRSYPVGALSTMFWLGLQPGDVHLNISSPGWAKHAWSCFFAPWNAGATVFVVNQPRFDAKALLATVGRCGVTTLCAPPTVWRLFIQEKLADFKVSLREVCGAGEPLNPEVIDQVKAAWGLTIRDGYGQTETTALAGNSPGQKVKVGSMGRPLPGYRVRITDNDGHVTKEGEVTLVLGADRPAGLMQGYQGEDGKLSGADGDLYRSGDVVFADDEGYLTFVGRSDDVFKSSDYRISPFELESVLLEHDQVAEAAVVPSPDPIRLAIPKAYVLLVSGAERTPETALSIFKHLHTRLAPFKRIRKIELVTELPKTISGKIRRVQLRRLEHDNNREDALRGAEFREDEFPELQKVRTAGLES, via the coding sequence ATGACGAGTTTTCAGGAAGCGCGCGCCTTTCTGCTCAAGCACCGCACCGACTACGATGCGGCCGTGAAAGGGTTTCGCTGGCCCGACCCGGTTCCCTTCAACTGGGCGCTGGATTGGTTCGACGCGGAACTCGCCGGCAATGCCGACAGCCGGGATCGCACCGCGCTCTGGATCGTCGATCCCGGCGACAAGGAAATAAAGCTTTCCTTCGCCACGCTGTCGCGCCGGTCCAACCAGGTCGCCAACTTCCTGCGCGCGCAGGGCTTGAGGCGCGGTGATCATTTGCTGTTGCTGCTCGGCAATGTCGTGCCGCTGTGGGAGACCATGCTGGCGGCGATGAAGCTTGGCGTTGTCGTAATCCCTGCGACGACGCTGCTGACATCAGATGAATTGCACGATCGGCTCGATCGCGGCAAGGCGAGGGCCGTGGTCGCCACGCAGGATCAGGTTGCCAAGTTTGCAAATCTCGGCGGCGACAGTCTGGTGCGGATCGTGGTCGGCGCGACGTCGAAGCACGACGGCTGGCTGCCGTTCGAAGGGGCGGAGAGTGCGCCGAAAGCGTTTGCGCCTGATGGGCCGACCCATGCCGACGATCCGATGCTGCTTTATTTCACCTCGGGCACCACGGCAAAACCAAAGCTGGTGCGGCACAGCCAGCGCAGCTATCCGGTCGGCGCGCTGTCGACGATGTTCTGGCTCGGCCTGCAGCCGGGCGACGTCCATCTGAACATTTCCTCTCCGGGCTGGGCCAAGCATGCCTGGAGCTGCTTCTTCGCGCCATGGAATGCGGGGGCCACCGTGTTCGTGGTCAACCAGCCGCGCTTCGACGCCAAGGCGTTGCTCGCAACCGTCGGCCGCTGCGGTGTCACCACCCTGTGCGCGCCGCCAACGGTGTGGCGGCTGTTCATTCAGGAGAAGCTCGCGGACTTCAAGGTCAGCCTGCGCGAGGTCTGCGGCGCCGGCGAGCCGCTCAATCCGGAAGTGATCGACCAGGTGAAGGCGGCGTGGGGCCTGACCATCCGCGACGGCTATGGCCAGACCGAGACCACGGCACTGGCCGGCAATTCGCCCGGGCAAAAGGTCAAGGTCGGTTCGATGGGCCGCCCGCTGCCGGGCTACCGCGTGCGGATCACCGACAATGACGGCCACGTTACCAAGGAGGGCGAGGTGACGCTGGTGCTCGGCGCCGACCGCCCGGCGGGCCTGATGCAGGGCTATCAGGGAGAAGACGGCAAACTGAGCGGTGCCGACGGCGATCTCTACCGTTCAGGCGACGTGGTGTTTGCCGATGACGAGGGCTATCTCACCTTTGTCGGCCGCTCCGACGACGTCTTCAAATCATCGGACTACCGCATCAGCCCGTTCGAGCTGGAGAGCGTGCTGCTGGAACATGATCAGGTCGCGGAAGCCGCCGTCGTGCCCAGCCCCGATCCGATCCGGCTCGCGATTCCGAAGGCCTATGTGCTGCTGGTCTCGGGCGCGGAACGCACGCCGGAGACGGCGCTGTCGATCTTCAAACACCTGCACACGCGGCTGGCGCCGTTCAAGCGAATCCGCAAGATCGAGCTGGTGACGGAACTGCCGAAGACGATTTCCGGCAAAATCCGCCGCGTGCAGTTGCGCCGGCTCGAACATGATAATAACCGCGAGGACGCGTTGCGCGGCGCCGAGTTCCGCGAGGATGAATTCCCGGAGCTGCAGAAGGTGCGGACCGCCGGGTTGGAGAGCTGA
- a CDS encoding MaoC family dehydratase, with translation MNEVWKKPPVSFEAYQAMVGKEIGVSSWHLIDQNRINVYADVIEDHQFIHVDPERAKKETAFGNTIAHGFLTMSLMSIMSYEVMPVIEGTAMGVNYGFDKLRFLSPVRAGSRVRGRFTLMEAKLRKPKELQSRTNVTVEIEGEDKPALVADWIGLIYFN, from the coding sequence ATGAATGAAGTCTGGAAGAAGCCGCCGGTCTCGTTTGAGGCCTATCAGGCCATGGTCGGCAAGGAGATCGGGGTGTCGTCCTGGCACCTGATCGACCAGAACCGGATCAATGTCTATGCCGACGTGATTGAGGACCATCAGTTCATCCATGTCGATCCTGAACGGGCGAAGAAGGAAACCGCGTTCGGCAACACCATCGCGCATGGCTTTCTGACGATGTCGTTGATGAGCATCATGTCCTACGAGGTGATGCCGGTCATCGAAGGCACGGCGATGGGCGTCAACTACGGCTTCGACAAGCTGCGTTTCCTGTCGCCCGTCCGCGCCGGTTCGCGGGTCCGCGGTCGCTTTACGCTCATGGAAGCCAAGCTGCGCAAGCCCAAGGAACTGCAGTCGCGCACCAACGTCACCGTCGAGATCGAGGGCGAGGACAAGCCCGCGCTGGTCGCCGACTGGATCGGGCTGATTTACTTCAACTGA
- a CDS encoding SDR family NAD(P)-dependent oxidoreductase: MAIRFDGRVAIVTGAGNGLGRAHALGLASRGAKVVVNDFGGARDGTGGSLSPAEAVVEEIRKAGGTAMADGADVSKFGQVTAMVERATKEWGSVDLLCANAGILRDKSFGKMDVADFAKVLDVHLVGTFYCCKAVWEGMRERNYGRIVLTTSSSGLFGNFGQANYGAAKAGMVGLMNVLAEEGRKNNIRINTISPTAATRMTEELLPPQALELMKPEAITPAVEFLLSEDAPTRTIMGAGAGSFAVIKIIETEGINLAQSDWTPDAIAAHFAEIDDVSKAKALQGAFEQTQKYVAQAAARAGIKL, translated from the coding sequence ATGGCAATCAGGTTTGACGGACGCGTCGCCATCGTCACTGGCGCGGGCAATGGTCTGGGACGGGCACATGCGCTGGGCCTGGCGAGCCGCGGCGCCAAGGTCGTGGTCAACGATTTCGGCGGCGCGCGTGACGGCACCGGCGGCTCGCTGTCGCCGGCCGAAGCCGTGGTCGAGGAAATCCGCAAAGCCGGCGGCACCGCCATGGCCGACGGCGCCGACGTCTCGAAGTTCGGGCAGGTCACGGCGATGGTCGAGCGGGCCACGAAGGAGTGGGGCAGCGTCGATCTGCTCTGCGCCAATGCCGGCATCCTCCGCGACAAGTCGTTTGGAAAAATGGACGTCGCCGACTTTGCCAAGGTGCTCGACGTCCATCTCGTCGGCACATTTTACTGCTGCAAGGCGGTATGGGAGGGCATGCGCGAGCGCAACTATGGGCGCATCGTGCTGACCACCTCGTCGTCGGGCCTGTTCGGCAATTTCGGCCAGGCCAATTACGGCGCGGCGAAAGCCGGCATGGTCGGCCTGATGAACGTGCTGGCCGAGGAAGGCCGCAAGAACAACATCCGCATCAACACGATCTCGCCGACCGCGGCGACCCGGATGACGGAAGAGCTGTTGCCGCCGCAAGCGCTGGAGCTGATGAAGCCGGAGGCGATCACGCCCGCGGTGGAATTTTTGCTGAGCGAGGACGCGCCCACCCGCACCATCATGGGCGCCGGCGCCGGCTCATTCGCGGTGATCAAGATCATCGAGACCGAAGGCATCAACCTCGCTCAGTCCGACTGGACGCCGGACGCGATCGCGGCACACTTTGCCGAGATCGACGACGTGTCGAAGGCGAAGGCACTGCAGGGCGCGTTCGAGCAGACGCAGAAGTATGTGGCGCAGGCGGCGGCAAGGGCGGGAATTAAGCTGTAA
- a CDS encoding TIGR03862 family flavoprotein: MPSPAQHVAIIGAGPAGLMAAEVLAQGGAYVTVYDAMPSAGRKFLMAGRGGLNLTHSEPLPQFLARYREAMPHLKAAIEAFPPQALRDWSEALGQETFVGSSGRVFPKAFKASPLLRAWLRRLDSQGVKLVLRHRWTGWDERGSLRFEAPDGARAVEAGATVLALGGASWPRLGSDGAWAEIFAARGVSVSPLRPANCGFTVSWSDIFRNRFEGQPLKGIELNFGSHSVCGEAIVTRSGIEGGAIYALSAELREAILRDGRSTLNIALRPDVETGELIAKLSAAKGKQSFSNFLRKAANLSPVAIGLLQEAAKPSGMSLAALSPGDLARLIQAVPVQLNGIAPIARAISTAGGIAFDELDDDFMLKRLPGVFAAGEMLDWEAPTGGYLLQASFATGAAAGKGALKWLNS, translated from the coding sequence ATGCCTTCACCCGCACAACACGTCGCCATCATCGGCGCTGGCCCCGCTGGCCTGATGGCAGCCGAAGTGCTCGCGCAGGGCGGTGCTTACGTCACCGTCTACGACGCGATGCCGTCCGCTGGCCGCAAATTCCTGATGGCGGGGCGCGGCGGGCTGAACCTCACGCACAGCGAGCCATTGCCGCAATTCCTCGCACGCTACCGCGAAGCGATGCCGCATCTGAAAGCCGCCATCGAAGCATTCCCACCGCAAGCACTGCGCGACTGGAGCGAGGCACTAGGGCAGGAGACCTTCGTCGGCTCCAGCGGGCGGGTGTTTCCGAAAGCTTTCAAGGCGTCACCCTTGTTACGGGCGTGGCTGCGGCGGCTGGACTCGCAGGGCGTAAAGTTGGTGCTACGTCACCGCTGGACCGGTTGGGACGAGCGGGGCTCCCTCCGCTTTGAAGCACCGGACGGCGCACGCGCCGTCGAGGCGGGCGCGACCGTGCTGGCGCTCGGCGGCGCAAGCTGGCCGCGGCTGGGCTCCGATGGCGCATGGGCGGAGATCTTCGCCGCAAGGGGCGTGAGTGTATCCCCGCTCAGGCCGGCCAATTGCGGCTTTACGGTAAGCTGGTCGGATATATTTCGAAACCGGTTCGAAGGCCAACCGCTCAAGGGCATCGAGTTGAACTTTGGTTCGCATAGCGTTTGTGGCGAAGCCATCGTGACACGATCGGGCATCGAGGGCGGCGCGATCTACGCGCTATCAGCCGAATTGCGCGAAGCCATCCTGCGCGACGGACGGTCTACGCTGAACATCGCCTTGCGTCCCGATGTGGAGACCGGCGAACTGATCGCGAAATTGTCGGCCGCGAAGGGCAAGCAGTCTTTTTCGAACTTTCTCCGTAAGGCAGCCAACCTCTCGCCCGTCGCCATCGGCCTGTTACAGGAGGCTGCCAAACCATCCGGGATGTCGCTGGCCGCACTCTCTCCCGGCGATCTGGCCCGTTTGATCCAGGCGGTGCCCGTGCAGCTCAACGGCATCGCGCCGATCGCGCGCGCGATCTCGACCGCAGGCGGCATCGCCTTCGACGAGCTCGACGACGATTTCATGCTCAAGCGCCTGCCGGGCGTGTTCGCCGCTGGCGAGATGCTCGATTGGGAAGCGCCGACCGGCGGTTATCTCCTGCAGGCGTCGTTTGCGACGGGTGCCGCGGCCGGGAAGGGCGCGCTGAAGTGGCTCAATTCGTAG
- a CDS encoding D-TA family PLP-dependent enzyme has protein sequence MTTPLAAKIAREYGTPCAVIDMDRVERNIARIQVACDTAGVANRPHIKTHKSPLLAQMQVAAGARGITCQKIGEAEVMAEAGIDDILISYNLIGEEKMARLAALQAKANMTVAADNSTVIAGLPQAAATSGRPLSVVVECDTGRKRAGVETPAEAIALAREIAASKGLQFAGFMLYPTETGWAEAQKFFDEALAGVRAHGLDATMVSTGGSPNLKNLGKLKGATEHRPGTYIYNDRMQVAAGVAEWDDCALNIYSTVVSRAGPDRGILDAGSKTLTSDPGGGLDGYGLILEHPEAKIARFAEEHGFLDLSRSNTRPVVGDVVRIVPNHVCVVVNMMDEVVMVRGEEIVGVLPVAARGKLR, from the coding sequence ATGACAACGCCCCTCGCCGCCAAAATCGCCCGTGAATACGGCACGCCCTGCGCCGTGATCGACATGGACCGTGTCGAGCGCAATATCGCGCGCATCCAGGTGGCCTGCGATACGGCCGGCGTCGCCAACCGGCCGCACATCAAAACCCACAAGAGCCCGCTGCTGGCGCAGATGCAGGTCGCGGCCGGCGCCAGGGGCATCACCTGCCAAAAAATCGGCGAGGCCGAGGTGATGGCCGAAGCCGGGATCGACGACATCCTGATCAGCTACAATCTGATCGGCGAGGAGAAGATGGCCCGCCTCGCCGCACTGCAGGCCAAGGCCAACATGACGGTCGCCGCCGACAATTCGACCGTGATCGCGGGCCTGCCGCAAGCCGCCGCTACATCAGGCCGCCCGCTTTCGGTCGTGGTCGAGTGCGACACCGGCCGCAAGCGCGCCGGCGTCGAGACGCCAGCGGAAGCGATTGCGCTGGCGCGCGAGATCGCGGCGTCCAAAGGGCTGCAATTCGCGGGTTTCATGCTCTATCCGACCGAAACCGGCTGGGCCGAGGCGCAGAAGTTCTTTGACGAAGCACTGGCCGGCGTCCGCGCGCATGGGCTGGATGCGACGATGGTTTCGACCGGCGGCTCGCCGAACCTGAAAAACCTCGGCAAGCTCAAGGGCGCGACCGAGCACCGGCCCGGCACCTATATCTACAACGACCGCATGCAGGTCGCGGCCGGCGTCGCCGAGTGGGATGATTGCGCACTCAATATCTATTCCACCGTCGTCAGCCGCGCCGGCCCGGACCGCGGCATTCTCGACGCCGGCTCGAAGACGCTGACGTCGGATCCCGGCGGCGGGCTCGACGGTTACGGGCTGATACTCGAGCACCCGGAAGCCAAGATCGCACGCTTTGCGGAAGAGCACGGCTTTCTCGACCTGTCCCGCAGCAACACGCGGCCTGTCGTCGGCGACGTCGTGCGCATCGTGCCCAACCATGTCTGCGTCGTGGTCAACATGATGGACGAGGTGGTGATGGTGCGCGGCGAGGAGATCGTCGGCGTGCTGCCGGTGGCGGCGCGGGGGAAGTTGCGCTGA
- a CDS encoding ABC-F family ATP-binding cassette domain-containing protein encodes MAPPLIQLKDIRLTFGGTPLLSGVELSVSAGERVCLIGRNGSGKSTLLKIAAGLVEPDGGSRFVQPGATIRYLPQEPDFGEHKTTLAYVEAGLGPGDDHYQARYLVEQLGLSGDEDPAHVSGGEARRAALARVLAPSPDILLLDEPTNHLDLPTIEWLEGELASRKCALVLISHDRRFLSNLSRSTAWLDRGQIRQIDRGFSAFEAWRDEVLAEEERDQHKLDRKIVNEEHWLRYGVSGRRKRNVKRLGNLHALRDQRRNYRGATGNASLAAAEADKSGKLVIEAKNIAKAYGDRTIVEGFSTRVQRGDRIGIVGPNGAGKTTLVHLLIGNDPPDSGTIRLGANIEMATLDQHRESLDPKATLAEAMTGGRGDHVMVGDKPRHVIGYMKDFLFAQEQRGTPLEALSGGERGRLMLARALAKPSNLLVLDEPTNDLDLETLDVLEEMLGDYEGTVILISHDRDFLDRVVTSVIVPEGNGRWIEYAGGYTDMLAQRGEDLTREDVKATAIVEEKKEAKVAAPAAAPKRRLNFNEKHALETLPKTIAKLQAEIAKQQKLLDDPDLYAKDRKKFDAASSAIAKAQEELSAAEDRWLELEVLREEIEQA; translated from the coding sequence ATGGCGCCGCCGCTGATCCAGTTGAAAGATATTCGCCTGACCTTTGGCGGCACGCCGCTGCTGTCGGGCGTAGAACTGTCGGTTTCTGCAGGCGAGCGCGTCTGCCTGATCGGCCGCAACGGCTCCGGTAAATCGACGCTGCTCAAGATCGCCGCCGGCCTCGTCGAGCCCGACGGCGGCAGCCGCTTCGTGCAGCCCGGCGCCACCATCCGCTACCTGCCGCAGGAGCCTGATTTCGGCGAGCACAAGACCACGCTGGCCTATGTCGAGGCAGGCCTCGGCCCCGGCGACGATCATTACCAGGCGCGCTATCTGGTCGAACAGCTTGGGCTCTCCGGCGACGAGGACCCCGCGCATGTCTCCGGCGGCGAGGCGCGCCGCGCGGCGTTGGCGCGGGTGCTGGCGCCCTCACCCGACATCCTGCTGCTGGACGAGCCGACCAACCATCTCGATCTCCCGACCATCGAATGGCTGGAAGGCGAACTGGCGAGCCGGAAATGCGCGCTCGTCCTCATCAGCCACGACCGCCGCTTCCTCTCCAACCTGTCGCGTTCGACCGCCTGGCTCGACCGCGGCCAGATCCGCCAGATCGACCGCGGTTTTTCCGCGTTCGAAGCCTGGCGCGACGAGGTGCTGGCGGAGGAAGAGCGCGACCAGCACAAGCTCGACCGCAAGATCGTCAACGAGGAGCACTGGCTGCGCTATGGCGTCTCCGGCCGCCGCAAGCGCAACGTCAAGCGGCTCGGCAATCTGCATGCTCTGCGCGACCAGCGGCGCAATTACCGTGGCGCGACGGGGAATGCCAGCCTCGCCGCGGCGGAGGCCGACAAATCCGGCAAGCTCGTCATCGAGGCCAAGAACATCGCCAAGGCCTATGGCGATCGCACGATCGTCGAGGGCTTTTCGACCCGCGTCCAGCGCGGCGACCGCATCGGCATTGTCGGCCCGAACGGTGCCGGCAAGACCACGCTGGTTCATCTCCTGATCGGCAACGATCCGCCCGACTCTGGTACGATCCGGCTCGGCGCCAATATCGAGATGGCAACGCTCGACCAGCATCGCGAAAGCCTGGATCCGAAAGCGACGCTCGCCGAAGCCATGACCGGCGGCCGCGGCGACCATGTGATGGTGGGCGACAAGCCCAGGCACGTCATCGGCTACATGAAAGACTTTCTGTTCGCGCAGGAGCAACGCGGCACGCCGCTGGAGGCACTCTCCGGCGGCGAGCGCGGCCGGCTGATGCTGGCGCGCGCGCTGGCAAAGCCGTCGAACCTGCTGGTGCTGGACGAGCCGACCAACGACCTCGATCTCGAGACGCTTGATGTGCTCGAGGAAATGCTCGGCGATTACGAGGGCACGGTGATCCTGATCAGCCATGATCGCGATTTCCTGGACCGGGTTGTGACGTCAGTGATCGTGCCCGAGGGCAACGGCCGCTGGATCGAATATGCCGGCGGCTACACCGACATGCTGGCGCAGCGCGGCGAGGATTTGACACGAGAGGATGTGAAGGCGACGGCGATCGTTGAAGAAAAAAAGGAAGCTAAAGTTGCCGCCCCCGCTGCGGCGCCGAAGCGCCGGCTGAACTTCAACGAAAAACACGCGCTGGAGACGCTGCCGAAGACGATCGCAAAGTTGCAGGCCGAGATCGCAAAGCAGCAGAAGCTGCTTGACGATCCCGATCTCTACGCCAAGGATCGCAAGAAGTTTGATGCGGCCTCATCCGCCATTGCAAAAGCGCAGGAAGAGCTGTCGGCTGCGGAAGACCGGTGGCTGGAGCTTGAAGTTTTGCGGGAAGAGATCGAGCAGGCATAA